From Streptomyces cyaneogriseus subsp. noncyanogenus, the proteins below share one genomic window:
- a CDS encoding cellulose binding domain-containing protein encodes MSRIPEPGQRNTPPARSFPFRSAGAPSPGRTGRAAEVFAADPAKNTVFSIHMYGVFNTADKVRDYLNRFTPQRLPIVVGEFGDLHSDGDPDEAAIMSTARQLGVGYLGWSWSGNGGGVEYLDMATGFDAARLTAWGRRIFSGPDGIQQTAVEAGVFGAGAAAAGSCAVGYRVTDWGTWFNADVTVRDTGTTAVKGWQLASAFPDGQKLGRTWNARAVQQGGDVRVADESWTETIPAGSTVSFGFNGSSTGTNGVPAAFTLNGTTCPKS; translated from the coding sequence GTGAGCCGCATTCCAGAACCCGGGCAGCGGAATACCCCACCGGCTCGGTCGTTCCCTTTCCGGTCCGCCGGCGCTCCGTCGCCGGGACGGACCGGACGAGCCGCGGAGGTATTCGCGGCCGACCCCGCGAAGAACACGGTGTTCTCCATCCACATGTACGGCGTGTTCAACACCGCCGACAAGGTGAGGGACTACCTCAACCGGTTCACTCCACAGCGGCTTCCGATCGTGGTCGGAGAATTCGGCGACCTGCACTCGGACGGTGATCCGGACGAGGCCGCCATCATGTCCACCGCCCGGCAGCTCGGGGTGGGGTACCTCGGCTGGTCGTGGAGCGGCAACGGCGGCGGGGTCGAGTACCTGGACATGGCCACCGGTTTCGACGCCGCGCGTCTCACCGCCTGGGGCCGGCGGATCTTCTCCGGCCCCGACGGCATCCAGCAGACGGCCGTGGAAGCCGGCGTCTTCGGTGCCGGCGCTGCGGCCGCCGGGAGCTGCGCTGTCGGCTACCGCGTCACCGACTGGGGCACCTGGTTCAACGCGGACGTCACCGTCCGCGACACCGGTACGACGGCCGTCAAGGGCTGGCAGCTCGCGTCCGCCTTCCCCGACGGGCAGAAGCTCGGCCGGACCTGGAACGCCAGGGCGGTCCAGCAGGGCGGCGACGTCCGGGTGGCCGACGAGTCCTGGACGGAGACCATTCCGGCCGGCTCCACGGTGAGCTTCGGCTTCAACGGTTCGTCCACCGGCACCAACGGCGTCCCGGCCGCCTTCACGCTCAACGGCACCACCTGCCCGAAGAGCTGA
- the manA gene encoding mannose-6-phosphate isomerase, class I — protein sequence MDRLVNTIRPYPWGSTTALPALMGTTPDGSPQAELWMGAHPGAPSRVARGGRLLGLDRVIERDPQGELGDAVVRRFGPRLPFLVKLLAADAPLSLQVHPDPDRAAAGYERENALGIPLDAPHRTYRDPQHKPEMIVALTPFEGLCGFRPPHESAGLLDALRLDWSAPYVRTLRSDPGEPALREVFSAFLSLSPDRLAEVGRALASAARRPGPLREEFEVYDRLARACPGDPGVPAALLVALVRLAPGEALFLGAGVPHAYLRGLGVEVMAASDNVLRCGLTTKHVDVPELLRVVRFTAPPTPVVRPVREGDGEEVYPAPVDDFRLSRLVRAARDRARVLPGSRPQILVCTGGAVRLTGSGDEVVLGAGGSAYVPAGEEITVLGEGTLFRATAAPGDEN from the coding sequence ATGGACCGCCTCGTCAACACGATCCGCCCCTACCCCTGGGGCTCGACCACCGCGCTGCCCGCGCTGATGGGCACCACCCCGGACGGCTCTCCGCAAGCCGAGCTGTGGATGGGCGCGCATCCCGGCGCGCCCTCCCGGGTGGCGCGCGGCGGACGCCTCCTGGGGCTGGACCGCGTCATCGAGCGGGACCCCCAAGGCGAGTTGGGCGACGCGGTCGTGCGCCGCTTCGGGCCGCGGCTGCCCTTCCTCGTCAAGCTGCTGGCGGCCGATGCCCCGCTCTCCCTCCAGGTGCACCCCGACCCGGACCGGGCAGCCGCCGGATACGAGCGGGAGAACGCCCTGGGCATCCCGCTCGACGCGCCGCACCGCACCTACCGGGACCCGCAGCACAAGCCGGAGATGATCGTCGCCCTCACCCCGTTCGAGGGCCTCTGCGGCTTCCGGCCGCCGCACGAGAGCGCCGGGCTGCTGGACGCCCTGCGCTTGGACTGGTCGGCCCCGTACGTCCGAACGCTCCGCTCGGACCCGGGGGAGCCGGCGCTGCGGGAGGTCTTCTCCGCGTTCCTGTCCCTCTCCCCGGACCGGCTGGCCGAGGTCGGCCGGGCACTGGCGTCCGCCGCCCGGCGGCCCGGCCCGCTGCGGGAGGAGTTCGAGGTCTACGACAGGCTCGCCCGGGCCTGCCCGGGTGATCCGGGCGTGCCGGCCGCCCTGCTGGTCGCACTGGTCCGGCTCGCGCCCGGCGAGGCCCTGTTCCTCGGGGCGGGCGTGCCGCACGCCTATCTGCGGGGGCTGGGCGTGGAGGTCATGGCCGCCTCGGACAACGTCCTGCGCTGCGGCCTGACCACCAAGCACGTGGACGTGCCGGAGCTGCTGCGCGTCGTCCGGTTCACCGCCCCGCCGACTCCGGTGGTGCGCCCGGTGCGCGAGGGGGACGGCGAAGAGGTGTACCCGGCGCCCGTCGACGACTTCCGGCTGTCACGTCTCGTACGCGCGGCACGGGACCGTGCCCGGGTCCTGCCCGGTTCCCGGCCGCAGATCCTGGTGTGCACCGGGGGCGCGGTCCGCCTCACCGGTTCCGGGGACGAGGTCGTACTCGGGGCGGGCGGGTCCGCCTATGTCCCGGCCGGGGAGGAGATCACGGTCTTGGGCGAGGGGACTCTGTTCCGGGCCACCGCCGCACCGGGGGACGAGAACTGA
- a CDS encoding ROK family protein has product MVVYGALDIGGTKIAGALVDGRGHLLARSERPTPAREPAETLMGAVTGVLDELAAHPAWRDLARLGIASAGPVDMAAGTVSPVNIPAWRGFPLVERVRSHSRVPAHAHPVLIGDAVAMTAAEHWRGAARGVDSALCMVVSTGIGGGLILNGRLHAGRTGNAGHIGHISVDLDGPACPCGARGCVEGLASGTAIAAYALAAGWRPPVGVAATAAAVTAAAREGDPVALAAYERAARALAAAIAATTALVELDLVVIGGGVAQAGDTLFAPLRRHLADYAALDFTRGVPIVPAELALDAGLIGAAAVAAAPLAGPAGLGGMAAPAPALATKGPLRDGAALG; this is encoded by the coding sequence ATGGTCGTATACGGAGCGCTCGACATCGGCGGCACGAAGATCGCCGGAGCACTCGTGGATGGGCGGGGGCACCTGCTCGCGCGGTCGGAGCGCCCCACCCCCGCGCGCGAACCGGCCGAGACGCTGATGGGTGCCGTGACGGGCGTGCTGGACGAGCTCGCCGCCCACCCCGCCTGGCGGGACCTGGCGCGCCTGGGCATCGCGAGCGCGGGTCCGGTGGACATGGCCGCCGGGACCGTGAGCCCGGTCAACATCCCGGCCTGGCGCGGCTTTCCACTGGTCGAGCGGGTCCGCTCGCACTCGCGTGTGCCCGCCCACGCCCATCCCGTACTGATCGGGGACGCCGTCGCCATGACGGCGGCCGAGCACTGGCGTGGAGCCGCTCGCGGGGTGGACAGCGCGCTGTGCATGGTGGTCTCCACGGGCATCGGCGGCGGGCTGATCCTCAACGGGCGGCTGCACGCCGGGCGAACGGGGAACGCGGGGCACATCGGGCACATCTCCGTCGACCTCGACGGGCCGGCCTGCCCGTGCGGCGCCCGGGGCTGTGTGGAAGGGCTGGCCAGCGGGACGGCGATCGCGGCCTACGCCCTGGCGGCCGGCTGGAGGCCGCCCGTGGGCGTCGCCGCGACCGCGGCCGCCGTCACCGCCGCGGCCCGCGAGGGCGACCCCGTCGCCCTGGCCGCCTACGAGCGGGCCGCCCGAGCCCTGGCGGCGGCGATCGCCGCGACGACCGCCCTGGTCGAACTCGACCTCGTCGTGATCGGCGGCGGCGTGGCACAGGCGGGTGACACGTTGTTCGCCCCGCTGCGCCGCCACCTGGCCGACTACGCGGCCCTCGACTTCACGCGCGGGGTACCGATCGTGCCGGCCGAACTGGCCCTGGACGCCGGACTCATCGGCGCCGCGGCCGTCGCCGCCGCTCCCCTCGCGGGACCGGCGGGCCTCGGAGGCATGGCCGCCCCGGCACCGGCCCTGGCCACAAAGGGACCGCTGCGAGACGGCGCCGCCCTCGGGTGA
- a CDS encoding ATP-binding protein, with the protein MESVPVGEDGASPVEPAIQTTVALDGDSSDIAQARQLAAGFLTGVQAEHGLPVSQRALDLTQLVVSELVTNARKYAPGPVLLDLRIIGDTVEVAVWDSNPVLPIARAADAGRVGQHGLEIVMAVAQGFAAQREPVGKRVTARLTLTDDPGGALPGRTPL; encoded by the coding sequence ATGGAATCAGTGCCCGTGGGCGAGGACGGCGCCAGTCCGGTCGAGCCGGCGATACAGACCACGGTGGCGTTGGACGGGGACAGCAGCGACATCGCTCAGGCCCGCCAGCTGGCCGCCGGTTTTCTCACCGGAGTACAGGCCGAACACGGGCTGCCCGTCTCGCAGCGCGCCCTGGACCTCACGCAGTTGGTGGTCAGCGAGCTCGTCACCAATGCCCGCAAATACGCCCCCGGACCGGTGCTGCTGGACCTGCGGATCATCGGCGACACCGTCGAGGTCGCGGTGTGGGACTCCAACCCGGTGCTGCCCATCGCCCGGGCCGCGGACGCCGGCCGGGTGGGGCAGCACGGCCTGGAGATCGTCATGGCGGTCGCCCAGGGCTTCGCAGCACAGCGCGAGCCGGTCGGCAAGCGCGTCACGGCCCGCCTCACCCTGACCGACGACCCCGGCGGCGCCCTCCCCGGGCGCACACCGTTGTAG
- a CDS encoding DUF3289 family protein yields the protein MNRRVTLPLSALLLLVGAAAPAVAGIDDNGSAPGTTIYRDDAVDVSYRKLSADDPQWNKVPRTFRDEVPEGSYIARVQIKNVSKDDIDGWSLSFESPDRITATESAKLDARQGMRTTIQNDPADKLIEPGTTSTLWYRAQDGKTAAHTPAWATFAKGGARPTKDTDGDGLPDDMEQRAKLDPSSRDTDRDGLSDFLELGTGSSPSQADSDGDGVRDAREDPDGDKVPNQREAQLKTSLVRADTDGDGLADGNELARRTSPAEPDTDGDGVDDGQETRIGSHPRAAESAFDVTRSANGGATTASATIRGLGPRQVSTFRITELPADQRQFPTSTPGYVGNGYEFAVDGRFGQAKISFKVDPEQAGPDARPAVYRYDDTSQRLVKLAGQRVDGDTITATTGDFSKYVVLDSRVFDKVWDQTLSEDSAEAPDLTKDTDNDGVSDYYENEMRDGNLLQGNGVPVGAMDPRNPDTDGDSLKDGTEVQIVTDELSGTRKLVYAKLSSDPLKQDTDGDGTRDGADRQRLVADPTDMLIHQSQNREGRRKEPDPDNFPVPPSRQVADDLTFNDYTYGELTDLSWDFWVASFTPEFLMWAEFNDIMNIGKAGADADNQQAVDDLRNAFRYGHNGQSAGTVTVDDDYDPAKYLQVGSGSALSRAVAASPQEQSYIEKAKGIILQSLRENRGGTAQFQVQDDLNKNLLYQLFKNSGLQYPVYDFSVGDANQRALSIAIHQFHGHTIRLKDYQVTGNTFSGTLVFHSYDHFGLDPDDEITNYGFIDWFTLQHYDRFDGKYAPAIAVADVEVPISGSF from the coding sequence ATGAACAGACGCGTCACATTGCCGCTCAGTGCCTTATTACTCCTGGTCGGAGCCGCGGCGCCCGCCGTCGCAGGCATCGACGACAACGGTTCCGCTCCCGGGACGACGATCTACCGGGACGACGCGGTCGACGTGTCCTACCGGAAACTCTCGGCGGACGATCCGCAGTGGAACAAGGTGCCCCGGACGTTCCGCGACGAGGTGCCGGAGGGCTCCTACATCGCGCGGGTGCAGATCAAGAACGTCTCCAAGGACGACATCGACGGCTGGTCGCTGTCGTTCGAGTCGCCGGACAGGATCACGGCGACCGAGTCGGCGAAGCTGGACGCCCGGCAGGGCATGCGCACGACGATCCAGAACGACCCGGCGGACAAGCTGATCGAGCCGGGCACGACCTCGACCCTCTGGTATCGCGCGCAGGACGGAAAGACGGCGGCGCACACGCCCGCGTGGGCGACCTTCGCGAAGGGCGGGGCACGGCCGACGAAGGACACCGACGGCGACGGGCTCCCGGACGACATGGAGCAGCGCGCCAAGCTCGACCCGTCAAGCCGGGACACGGACCGTGACGGCCTGTCCGACTTCCTCGAACTCGGCACCGGCAGCAGTCCCTCGCAGGCCGACAGCGACGGTGACGGGGTCCGGGACGCCAGGGAGGACCCGGACGGCGACAAGGTGCCGAACCAGCGCGAGGCACAGCTCAAGACCTCACTCGTGCGGGCGGACACCGACGGCGACGGACTGGCCGACGGAAACGAGCTGGCCCGGCGGACGAGTCCGGCCGAGCCCGACACCGACGGCGACGGCGTGGACGACGGCCAGGAGACGCGGATCGGGTCACACCCGCGTGCCGCGGAGTCCGCCTTCGACGTGACGCGGTCCGCGAACGGCGGCGCCACCACGGCCTCGGCCACGATCAGGGGGCTCGGCCCTCGCCAGGTGTCGACGTTCCGGATCACCGAGCTGCCGGCCGACCAGCGGCAGTTCCCGACCTCCACTCCGGGTTACGTGGGCAACGGGTACGAGTTCGCGGTCGACGGCCGATTCGGCCAGGCGAAGATCTCCTTCAAGGTCGATCCGGAGCAGGCGGGTCCGGACGCCAGGCCCGCCGTCTACCGCTACGACGACACGTCCCAGCGGCTGGTCAAGCTCGCGGGCCAGCGGGTCGACGGCGACACGATCACGGCCACGACCGGGGACTTCTCCAAGTACGTCGTGCTCGACAGCCGTGTCTTCGACAAGGTGTGGGATCAGACCCTCAGCGAGGACTCCGCCGAGGCACCGGACCTGACGAAGGACACCGACAACGACGGGGTCAGCGACTACTACGAGAACGAGATGCGGGACGGGAACCTCCTCCAGGGCAACGGTGTGCCCGTCGGCGCGATGGATCCCAGGAACCCGGACACGGACGGCGACTCGCTCAAGGACGGCACGGAGGTCCAGATCGTCACGGACGAGCTGTCCGGGACGAGGAAGCTGGTCTACGCCAAGCTGTCCTCGGATCCGCTGAAGCAGGACACCGACGGCGACGGCACCCGGGACGGCGCCGACCGGCAGCGGCTCGTCGCCGACCCGACGGACATGCTGATCCACCAGTCCCAGAACCGGGAGGGCCGGCGCAAGGAGCCCGACCCCGACAACTTCCCGGTGCCGCCGAGCCGGCAGGTGGCGGACGACCTGACGTTCAACGACTACACGTACGGCGAGCTGACCGATCTGAGCTGGGATTTCTGGGTCGCCTCGTTCACACCCGAGTTCCTGATGTGGGCCGAGTTCAACGACATCATGAACATCGGCAAGGCCGGCGCGGACGCCGACAACCAGCAGGCGGTGGACGATCTGCGGAACGCCTTCCGCTACGGCCACAACGGGCAGAGCGCGGGCACCGTCACCGTGGACGACGACTACGACCCCGCCAAGTACCTCCAGGTCGGCTCCGGCAGCGCCCTGTCCCGGGCGGTCGCGGCATCACCGCAGGAACAGAGCTACATCGAGAAGGCCAAGGGGATCATCCTCCAGTCCCTCAGGGAGAACCGGGGCGGCACGGCGCAGTTCCAGGTCCAGGACGACCTGAACAAGAACCTCCTGTACCAGCTGTTCAAGAACAGCGGCCTGCAGTACCCGGTGTACGACTTCTCCGTCGGTGACGCCAACCAGCGGGCCCTCTCCATCGCCATCCACCAGTTCCACGGGCACACGATCCGGCTGAAGGACTACCAGGTCACCGGGAACACGTTCTCCGGGACCCTGGTCTTCCACTCGTACGACCACTTCGGGCTCGACCCCGACGACGAGATCACCAACTACGGCTTCATCGACTGGTTCACACTCCAGCACTATGACCGGTTCGACGGGAAGTACGCCCCGGCGATCGCGGTGGCGGACGTCGAAGTACCCATCAGTGGTTCGTTCTGA
- a CDS encoding YihY/virulence factor BrkB family protein, with protein MGTAVHVPQTRDMIGEELSGDEAFTALRHYGGVRLLTDSFARFRYADGFTNARALAFQVVVGLVPCTVALVGLATSVHTEQLGRLIELTLGRIVPGASADVISDAFDGTRRSAHGDIWSTLALWLGLGFALLNLASAMGQIERGANRIYGIERDRPFPRKYARALVLAFAAGLPLVLGFVALVAGDAVGEAVAQITGREGGGQSWWAALDVPVGLVLAWVASAVIFRWSPRRVQPGYTWLAFGSAIHLLLWVAATWLLALYVQGSGAFGALYGPLTAFIALLLWANLTAVALFLGMAFAAQLEAARAGIESAVRPDPGPGA; from the coding sequence ATGGGTACCGCCGTCCACGTCCCGCAGACCCGGGACATGATCGGGGAGGAACTCTCCGGAGACGAGGCGTTCACGGCCCTGCGGCACTACGGAGGGGTGCGGCTGCTGACCGACTCCTTCGCGCGGTTCCGTTACGCGGACGGCTTCACCAACGCGCGGGCCCTCGCCTTCCAGGTGGTGGTCGGTCTGGTGCCGTGCACGGTCGCGCTCGTCGGTCTGGCCACCTCGGTGCACACCGAGCAACTGGGCCGCCTCATCGAGCTCACCCTCGGCCGGATCGTGCCCGGAGCCAGCGCCGACGTCATCAGCGACGCCTTCGACGGGACCCGGCGCAGCGCCCACGGCGACATCTGGAGCACCCTCGCCCTCTGGCTCGGACTGGGCTTCGCCCTGCTGAACCTCGCTTCGGCCATGGGGCAGATCGAGCGCGGCGCCAACCGCATCTACGGCATCGAGCGCGACCGGCCGTTCCCGCGCAAGTACGCGCGGGCACTGGTTCTCGCCTTCGCGGCCGGGCTGCCCCTGGTGCTGGGCTTCGTCGCCCTCGTCGCCGGCGACGCCGTGGGCGAGGCGGTGGCGCAGATCACCGGACGGGAGGGTGGCGGGCAGTCGTGGTGGGCCGCGCTCGACGTGCCGGTGGGACTGGTGCTCGCCTGGGTGGCCTCCGCCGTGATCTTCCGCTGGTCGCCGCGTCGCGTGCAGCCCGGTTACACCTGGCTGGCCTTCGGTTCGGCGATCCATCTGCTGCTCTGGGTCGCGGCCACCTGGCTGCTCGCGCTCTACGTCCAGGGGAGCGGCGCCTTCGGCGCCCTCTACGGGCCGCTCACCGCCTTCATCGCCCTGCTGCTGTGGGCCAACCTCACCGCCGTCGCGCTCTTCCTCGGGATGGCCTTCGCCGCCCAGCTCGAGGCGGCCCGCGCCGGCATCGAGTCGGCGGTGCGCCCGGACCCCGGCCCGGGGGCCTGA
- a CDS encoding phospholipase D-like domain-containing protein: MRRRLERLIGIAATEGNALLPLRNGDEIFAAMLKSIRAARRTVDMMTFVYWRGDIARQFAEALADRARDGVRVRLLLDGFGSRQIEQDLLDLLDRAGVEVAWFRKPLYLTPFKQNHRCHRKVLVVDEETAFTGGVGIAEEWCGDARNEHEWRDTHVRVRGPAVDGLAAAFAQNWAECHDTLFDTRDRFTGHTPEGDAVVQVVRGSASLGWQDMQTLLRVMIESARGRFRLATAYFAPDAYFIDLLCAAARRGVEVEILLPGPHTDKRVCQLAGQHYYQDLLDCGVRIFEYQPTMMHAKVITVDRVAALVGSTNFNRRSLDHDEEVMLAVLDEDFAAVLDRHFDEDIQVSRRIEKGRWTRRSALRRLREAAVVPIRRFL, translated from the coding sequence ATGCGGCGTCGTCTGGAGCGCCTGATCGGCATCGCCGCCACGGAGGGCAACGCCCTGCTGCCGTTGCGCAACGGGGACGAGATATTCGCGGCGATGCTGAAGAGCATCCGCGCCGCCCGGCGGACCGTGGACATGATGACGTTCGTGTACTGGCGCGGCGACATCGCCCGCCAGTTCGCCGAGGCGCTGGCGGACCGGGCTCGCGACGGTGTGCGCGTGCGACTGCTGCTGGACGGCTTCGGCAGTCGGCAGATCGAACAGGACCTGCTCGACCTGCTGGACCGGGCCGGAGTCGAGGTGGCGTGGTTCCGCAAGCCGCTGTACCTCACCCCGTTCAAGCAGAATCACCGCTGCCACCGCAAGGTGCTGGTCGTGGACGAGGAGACGGCGTTCACCGGCGGAGTGGGCATCGCCGAGGAATGGTGCGGAGACGCCCGTAACGAACACGAATGGCGCGACACCCACGTCCGGGTACGCGGACCCGCGGTGGACGGCCTCGCCGCCGCCTTCGCGCAGAACTGGGCCGAATGCCACGACACCCTCTTCGACACCCGCGACCGCTTCACCGGCCACACGCCGGAAGGTGACGCCGTGGTCCAGGTGGTCCGCGGCTCGGCCAGCCTCGGCTGGCAGGACATGCAGACCCTGCTGCGGGTCATGATCGAAAGCGCTCGGGGCCGTTTCCGGCTGGCCACGGCCTACTTCGCCCCCGACGCCTACTTCATCGACCTGCTGTGCGCCGCCGCCCGGCGCGGTGTCGAGGTGGAGATCCTGCTGCCGGGCCCGCACACCGACAAGCGCGTCTGCCAGCTGGCCGGCCAGCACTACTACCAGGACCTGCTCGACTGCGGGGTGCGGATCTTCGAGTACCAGCCGACGATGATGCACGCCAAGGTCATCACCGTCGACCGGGTCGCCGCCCTGGTCGGCTCCACCAACTTCAACCGCCGTTCCCTCGACCACGACGAAGAGGTCATGCTCGCCGTCCTGGACGAGGACTTCGCCGCCGTCCTCGACCGGCACTTCGACGAGGACATCCAGGTCAGCCGCCGGATCGAGAAGGGCCGCTGGACACGCCGCTCCGCCCTGCGGCGACTGCGGGAGGCGGCCGTCGTACCCATCCGCCGCTTTTTGTGA
- a CDS encoding HSP90 family protein, with protein MTLPDTAANQAGADRTFQVDLRGLVDLLSHHLYSSPRVYLRELMQNAVDALTARYGLEPAAPAGAFGIRLYADGSVVRVEDDGVGLTEADVHTFLATIGRSSKRVTGDSADEPIPGWGRIAEQRGDFIGQFGIGLLSCFLVADEIHVLSRSARTPDALVVEWRGRGDGSYTVRTLPASARPRPGTTVTLTPRADAGEWTRPAQVHALARHFGSLLRHPVAFDDGTGGPGAPVNPEPAPWARTYPTPGARSRALAAYGEEVFGFTPLDTIELDLPAVGLKGIACVLPETVPAGRRHGHRVHVKGMLLSEQAEELLPEWAFFVRCVVDAEHLRPTASRESLYEDDTLAAVRDALADRLRAWIARTAANDPDLLARFLQTHHLAVKSLAVHDDEILRMLLPWLPFETTDGHATLDEFARTHRTLLVTSSVEEFRQVAAIASAAGLGVVNGGYTYDRELVHRLPEIRPEAVVADLDPATLTAHLDPVDRETELAAAAYLALARDALAVFDCDVALRTFQPASAPALLIDSREARHERTRSQLAREQGEGLWGDILGALRQEAPRAQLILNQLNPLVRTAVAIDEPDLARTSAEALYGQAALLSRRPLRPAESSLINRSFLDLLAHALHKDS; from the coding sequence ATGACTCTGCCCGACACCGCCGCCAACCAGGCCGGCGCCGACCGCACCTTCCAGGTGGATCTGCGCGGCCTCGTCGATCTCCTCTCCCACCACCTCTACTCCAGTCCCCGTGTCTACCTGCGCGAACTGATGCAGAACGCGGTGGACGCGCTGACCGCCCGGTACGGCCTCGAACCGGCCGCCCCCGCCGGCGCCTTCGGCATCCGCCTGTACGCCGACGGTTCGGTGGTACGCGTCGAGGACGACGGGGTCGGTCTCACCGAGGCCGACGTGCACACCTTCCTCGCCACGATCGGCCGCAGCAGCAAGCGCGTCACGGGGGACTCAGCGGACGAGCCGATCCCAGGCTGGGGGAGGATCGCCGAGCAACGCGGTGACTTCATCGGCCAGTTCGGCATCGGGTTGCTCTCCTGCTTCCTGGTCGCGGACGAGATCCACGTCCTGAGCCGCTCCGCCCGCACCCCCGACGCCCTCGTGGTGGAGTGGCGGGGACGCGGCGACGGCAGCTACACCGTCCGTACCCTGCCCGCTTCCGCACGCCCCCGGCCCGGCACCACCGTCACGCTGACGCCACGCGCCGACGCGGGCGAGTGGACCCGTCCGGCACAGGTGCACGCGCTGGCCCGGCACTTCGGCTCCCTGCTGCGCCACCCGGTGGCCTTCGACGACGGCACGGGCGGCCCGGGCGCGCCCGTCAACCCCGAGCCGGCGCCGTGGGCGCGTACGTACCCGACCCCCGGAGCCCGCTCCCGCGCGCTGGCCGCGTACGGCGAGGAGGTCTTCGGCTTCACGCCGCTGGACACCATCGAGCTCGACCTGCCCGCCGTCGGCCTGAAGGGCATCGCCTGCGTGCTGCCCGAAACGGTGCCGGCCGGGCGCCGCCACGGCCACCGGGTGCACGTCAAGGGCATGCTGCTGTCCGAGCAGGCCGAGGAGCTCCTGCCCGAATGGGCGTTCTTCGTCCGCTGCGTCGTCGACGCCGAGCACCTGCGCCCGACGGCGTCCCGCGAGTCGCTGTACGAGGACGACACGCTCGCCGCCGTCCGCGACGCCCTCGCCGACCGGCTGCGCGCGTGGATCGCCCGGACCGCCGCCAACGACCCGGACCTGCTCGCCCGTTTCCTCCAGACCCACCACCTGGCCGTGAAGTCGCTCGCGGTGCACGACGACGAGATCCTGCGGATGCTGCTGCCCTGGCTGCCGTTCGAGACCACCGACGGGCACGCCACCCTCGACGAGTTCGCCCGCACCCACCGCACCCTGCTCGTGACGTCCAGCGTGGAGGAGTTCCGGCAGGTCGCGGCGATCGCCTCGGCCGCCGGGCTCGGCGTCGTCAACGGCGGCTACACCTATGACCGCGAACTGGTCCACCGGCTGCCCGAGATCCGGCCCGAGGCCGTCGTCGCCGACCTCGACCCGGCGACCCTCACCGCCCACCTCGACCCCGTCGACCGGGAGACGGAGCTGGCCGCCGCCGCCTACCTCGCCCTGGCCCGCGACGCCCTCGCCGTCTTCGACTGCGACGTCGCGCTGCGCACCTTCCAGCCCGCCTCCGCCCCCGCCCTCCTCATCGACAGCCGCGAGGCCCGGCACGAGCGCACCCGCTCCCAGCTCGCCCGTGAGCAGGGAGAGGGCCTGTGGGGCGACATCCTCGGCGCCCTGCGCCAGGAGGCACCCCGGGCCCAGCTGATCCTCAACCAGCTCAACCCGCTGGTCCGCACCGCCGTCGCCATCGACGAGCCCGACCTGGCCCGCACCAGCGCCGAAGCCCTCTACGGGCAGGCCGCGCTGCTGTCCCGGCGTCCGCTCAGGCCCGCCGAGTCGAGCCTCATCAACCGCTCCTTCCTCGACCTTCTCGCCCACGCCCTCCACAAGGACAGCTGA
- a CDS encoding helix-turn-helix domain-containing protein, translating into MDADVALIEENGYEAFTIAAVCERAQVAPRALYDRTTSKDALFLAVYEHGIAHVTAGQRPVKPR; encoded by the coding sequence CTGGACGCCGACGTCGCACTGATCGAGGAAAACGGCTACGAGGCCTTCACCATCGCCGCGGTCTGCGAGCGCGCCCAGGTCGCTCCACGCGCCCTGTACGACCGCACCACCAGCAAGGACGCCCTCTTCCTGGCCGTCTACGAACACGGCATCGCACACGTCACCGCCGGCCAGCGCCCCGTGAAGCCCCGATGA
- a CDS encoding tyrosine-type recombinase/integrase: MYDARASCLTYLANKGVPDHLLAMWAGHSNVKTTKRWYVKPGVADLLPAAEAWGGLAGGV; the protein is encoded by the coding sequence CTGTACGATGCTCGGGCGTCTTGCCTCACGTACCTCGCCAACAAGGGGGTGCCGGATCACCTCCTCGCCATGTGGGCCGGACACTCGAACGTGAAGACGACGAAGAGGTGGTACGTGAAGCCGGGCGTCGCGGACCTGCTTCCAGCAGCGGAGGCATGGGGAGGTCTCGCAGGGGGCGTGTGA